A stretch of the Planktothricoides raciborskii GIHE-MW2 genome encodes the following:
- a CDS encoding helix-turn-helix domain-containing protein, giving the protein MSTPTNNQTSTPISTPTHIGTTEAAHYLGISTVRLRILLQQGRVKGAEKQGRNWVIPLFNGMPVIEERGKGPKATWYKRRREAETCILVNRQIIGKNAKEGQNEPPIVVKEGKNQHECHELEINGPCRIVYTPHETGPCGARLWIEAAANVPLVRKIFATFQPVSQEPKAVFEL; this is encoded by the coding sequence ATGAGTACCCCAACCAACAACCAAACCAGCACCCCAATCAGCACCCCAACCCATATCGGCACCACCGAAGCCGCCCACTACCTAGGCATTTCCACCGTCAGACTCCGCATTCTCCTCCAGCAAGGGCGGGTTAAGGGAGCCGAAAAGCAAGGCCGCAACTGGGTTATCCCCTTATTCAACGGAATGCCGGTCATCGAAGAACGGGGCAAAGGGCCCAAAGCCACCTGGTATAAGCGCCGCCGGGAAGCGGAAACCTGCATCCTGGTGAACCGGCAAATTATTGGCAAAAACGCCAAAGAAGGTCAGAACGAGCCGCCGATTGTGGTTAAAGAAGGCAAAAACCAACATGAATGCCACGAATTAGAAATCAACGGCCCCTGCCGCATCGTGTACACCCCCCATGAAACAGGCCCATGCGGTGCTCGGCTGTGGATTGAAGCAGCGGCTAATGTACCATTAGTGAGAAAGATTTTTGCCACTTTTCAGCCGGTAAGTCAAGAACCAAAAGCGGTTTTTGAACTTTAG
- a CDS encoding 5'-nucleotidase C-terminal domain-containing protein: protein MISLQGQPIGIVGATTPLLGSLSSPGNVGISPSDPNDLDALAATIQPSIHALTAQGINKIVLLSHMRDLNIDQELASRLRDVDVIVAGGSNDILADATDRLRVGDTSGGLYPILTTSATGQPVAIVNTKGNYKYVGRLVADFDDNGVLIPSSIDPNISGAYATDKTGVIETGNVPPFEELSVGLAVAQLSTAPKDGNTFGRSEVFLNGGTSDVRTQETNLGNLGADANLFAARQVDPSVVISIKNGGSIRYSIGAISSEGEKTPPLANSIAGKEAGQVSQLDIENVMRFNNELTVLTLTASQLQQVIEHGLAKTAAGATPGQFPQVGGMAFSFDPTLPSGQRLRSLSLRDESGSVTDIVVENGQLVGDPNRSFRTVTLKFLADGGDGYPFPDFAATSNPVSLAAAGSDSTFNTPGREQKAVADYLTAIGSFNEADVPPAEDDRIQNLTVRRDTALASEFFNLNQTDNVFTVASGLLAGRLGGLRSLDGNDVVTGSANPNIINGNRGNDTISGLGGDDTLFGGKDNDVLDGGEGNDILFGDLGSDILTGGSGSDTFVLRSGGGGDVVTDFENGVDFLGLRDGLTFAQLSITQDSAETLISFGGEVLVTLNGVSSNLITADSFRAI from the coding sequence GTGATTTCTTTGCAAGGGCAACCCATCGGCATTGTTGGGGCTACGACTCCTCTGCTGGGCAGCCTCTCGTCTCCTGGCAATGTCGGTATATCCCCCTCAGACCCCAACGATCTCGATGCTCTGGCGGCCACCATTCAACCCTCCATTCATGCCCTCACCGCCCAAGGTATTAACAAAATTGTTCTGTTGTCTCACATGAGAGACCTGAATATCGACCAGGAACTCGCCTCTCGCCTGCGGGATGTGGATGTGATTGTGGCGGGGGGATCTAACGATATCTTGGCAGATGCTACCGATCGCCTGCGAGTCGGAGATACCTCTGGAGGTCTCTACCCAATTCTCACAACCTCTGCCACCGGGCAACCCGTTGCCATTGTTAATACCAAGGGCAACTATAAGTATGTGGGTCGCTTGGTAGCGGATTTCGACGATAATGGGGTTCTGATTCCCTCAAGCATTGACCCCAATATCAGTGGAGCCTACGCAACGGACAAAACTGGGGTGATCGAGACCGGGAACGTCCCCCCCTTTGAGGAATTGTCGGTAGGCTTGGCTGTGGCACAACTTTCCACCGCCCCCAAAGACGGGAATACCTTTGGTCGCAGCGAGGTATTTCTCAACGGCGGCACCAGCGATGTCCGCACCCAAGAAACCAACCTGGGTAATCTCGGTGCGGATGCTAATTTGTTTGCGGCTCGCCAAGTCGATCCTAGCGTGGTGATCTCGATTAAAAATGGGGGGAGTATCCGCTACTCCATCGGGGCCATCAGTAGCGAGGGCGAAAAAACCCCACCGCTCGCCAATTCTATTGCTGGGAAGGAAGCGGGACAAGTTTCCCAACTCGATATTGAAAACGTCATGCGATTCAATAATGAGTTAACGGTGCTGACCCTAACGGCATCGCAACTGCAACAAGTAATCGAGCATGGCTTGGCGAAAACAGCAGCCGGGGCAACTCCGGGTCAGTTCCCACAAGTTGGGGGGATGGCGTTTAGCTTCGATCCCACTTTACCCTCTGGACAGCGCTTGCGTTCTCTCTCCCTGCGAGATGAATCGGGCAGTGTTACGGATATTGTGGTAGAAAATGGTCAGTTAGTCGGCGACCCAAACCGCTCCTTCCGCACTGTCACTCTGAAATTCCTGGCAGATGGAGGCGATGGCTATCCTTTCCCAGACTTTGCTGCCACCTCTAACCCCGTCAGCCTCGCAGCAGCAGGATCTGACTCAACTTTTAATACCCCAGGTCGGGAGCAAAAGGCGGTGGCGGATTATCTGACGGCGATCGGCTCGTTTAACGAAGCGGATGTACCCCCAGCCGAAGACGATCGCATTCAAAACTTGACGGTTCGCCGCGATACGGCTCTAGCCTCGGAGTTCTTTAACTTAAATCAGACTGATAATGTCTTTACAGTGGCGTCAGGACTGCTCGCCGGACGACTGGGTGGACTGCGATCGCTCGATGGTAACGATGTCGTAACGGGTTCCGCCAATCCTAACATCATCAACGGCAATCGCGGCAACGACACTATTTCCGGACTAGGTGGCGACGATACTCTGTTCGGGGGTAAAGACAACGACGTTCTCGATGGCGGCGAAGGCAACGATATCCTTTTCGGGGATTTAGGCAGCGACATCTTAACGGGTGGTTCCGGTAGCGATACTTTTGTCTTGCGCTCTGGTGGCGGTGGCGATGTGGTGACTGACTTTGAGAATGGGGTTGATTTCTTGGGATTACGAGACGGCTTAACTTTCGCCCAACTTTCGATTACCCAAGACTCGGCGGAAACGTTAATCTCCTTTGGCGGAGAGGTTCTCGTCACCCTCAATGGCGTTTCATCTAACCTAATTACTGCTGATAGTTTCAGGGCGATTTAA